In one Nomascus leucogenys isolate Asia chromosome 13, Asia_NLE_v1, whole genome shotgun sequence genomic region, the following are encoded:
- the MAVS gene encoding mitochondrial antiviral-signaling protein isoform X3, producing the protein MALRGCELADLADEVACVYQSYQPRTLDRPPDPLEPPSLPAEGPGPPTPAAAHSIPYNGCREKEPSYPMPVQETQVPESPGESSEQAPQMLSPRAIPRSPDGGPLESSSDLAALSPLTSSGHQEQDRELGSTHTAGATSSLTASRGPVSPSVSFQPLARSTPRASRLPGPTGSVVSPGTSSSSSSPGLASAGAAESKQGAESDQAEPIICSRGAEAPANSLPSKVPTTLMPVNTVALKVPANPASVSTVPSKLPTSSKPPGAVPSNVLTNPAPSKLPVNSTRAGMVPSKVPTSMVLTKVSASAVPTDRSSRNEETPAAPTPAGATGGSSAWLDSSSENGGLGSELSKPGMLASQVDSPFSGCFEDLAISASPSLGMGPCHGPEENEYKSEGTFGIHVAENPSIQLLEGNPGPPVDPEGGPRPQTGRKFQEGEVPCHRPSPGALWLQVAVAGVLAVTLLVVLYRRRLH; encoded by the exons GGACCTTGGACCGTCCCCCAGACCCACTGGAGCCACCGTCACTTCCTGCTGAGGGGCCAGGGCCCCCCACACCTGCTGCGGCCCACAGCATCCCCTACAATGGCTGCAGAGAGAAGGAGCCAAGTTACCCCATGCCTGTCCAGGAGACCCAGGTGCCAGAGTCCCCTGGAGAG AGTTCAGAGCAAGCCCCGCAGATGCTTAGCCCCAGAGCCATCCCAAGGAGTCCAGATGGTGGCCCCCTGGAGTCCTCCTCTGACCTGGCAGCCCTCAGCCCTCTGACCTCCAGCGGGCATCAGGAGCAGGACAGAGAACTGGGCAGTACCCACACAGCAG GTGCGACCTCCAGCCTCACAGCATCCCGTGGGCCTGTGTCTCCATCTGTCTCCTTCCAGCCCCTGGCCCGTTCCACCCCCAGGGCAAGCCGCTTGCCTGGACCCACAGGGTCAGTTGTATctcctggcacctcctcctcctcctcatcccctgGCTTGGCCTCTGCAGGGGCTGCAGAGAGTAAACAGGGTGCAGAGAGTGACCAGGCTGAGCCTATCATCTGCTCCAGGGGGGCAGAGGCACCTGCCAACTCTCTGCCCTCCAAAGTGCCTACCACCTTGATGCCTGTGAACACAGTGGCCCTGAAAGTGCCTGCCAACCCAGCATCTGTCAGCACAGTGCCCTCCAAGTTGCCAACTAGCTCAAAGCCCCCTGGTGCAGTGCCTTCTAATGTGCTCACCAATCCAGCACCATCCAAATTGCCCGTCAACTCAACCCGTGCTGGCATGGTGCCATCCAAAGTGCCTACTAGCATGGTGCTCACCAAGGTGTCTGCCAGCGCAGTCCCCACCGACAGGAGCAGCAGAAATGAG gAGACCCCAGCAGCTCCAACACCCGCCGGCGCCACTGGAGGCAGCTCAGCCTGGCTAGACAGCAGCTCTGAGAATGGGGGCCTTGGGTCGGAGCTGAGTAAGCCTGGCATGCTGGCATCCCAGGTAGACAGCCCGTTCTCGGGCTGCTTCGAGGATCTTGCCATCAGTGCCAGCCCCTCCTTGGGCATGGGGCCCTGCCATGGCCCAGAGGAGAATGAGTACAAGTCCGAGGGCACCTTTGGGATCCACGTGGCTGAGAACCCCAGCATCCAGCTCCTGGAGGGCAACCCTGGGCCACCTGTGGACCCGGAGGGTGGCCCCAGGCCACAAACAGGCCGGAAGTTCCAGGAGGGGGAGGTGCCATGCCACAGGCCCTCACCTGGGGCTCTGTGGCTCCAGGTGGCTGTGGCAGGGGTGCTGGCAGTCACACTCCTGGTGGTGCTGTACCGGCGGCGTCTGCACTAG